From Leifsonia sp. fls2-241-R2A-40a, one genomic window encodes:
- a CDS encoding alpha/beta hydrolase: MTIRPGRPGARRHAARTVVVALAAVVALTLTGCVTWFLPAKTVTTSSPAPDNVSAALQPFYSQVLHWTNCSSGKQCATAKAPLDWNDPGAGQIELALIRQPATGTKQGSLLTNPGGPGASGYDFVKDSVDFVADKTLQEHFDIVGFDPRGVGRSTAVKCYDASQMDEYLYGITPGTRGSDQWIAENTATAKDFGDACQKNTGAPLPKVDTVSAAHDLDLLRATLGDTKLNYLGYSYGTYLGAVYAGLYPGKTGRLVLDGALDPAASNFEVTEVQAKGFESALRAYLTDCLTRKDCPFSGTVDDAMGTVGQLLAVVEKSPIRNSDGRELGANTLVTAIITPLYDATAWSYLDKLFDSVMKGSASVAFTLADTYNNRQADGTYSDNSTEAFVAINCLDYTYDADPAVMRQQAAELAKAAPVIGPYMAYGDIGCANWPYKATGHRGPISADGSAPILVVGTTNDPATPYVWAKNLASELQNGHLLTYKGEGHTAYNKSNSCVNNTVDSYLVKGTLPSTGKTC, from the coding sequence GTGACCATCAGACCCGGCCGCCCAGGGGCCCGCCGGCATGCGGCGCGCACGGTCGTCGTCGCGCTGGCCGCCGTGGTCGCGCTGACCCTCACCGGATGCGTCACCTGGTTCCTCCCCGCGAAGACGGTCACGACCTCGAGCCCCGCCCCCGACAACGTCTCGGCCGCGCTGCAGCCGTTCTACAGCCAGGTGCTGCACTGGACCAACTGCTCCAGCGGGAAGCAGTGCGCGACCGCCAAGGCCCCGCTCGACTGGAACGACCCCGGCGCCGGGCAGATCGAGCTGGCACTCATCCGGCAGCCGGCGACGGGCACCAAGCAGGGGTCGCTGCTCACCAACCCGGGCGGCCCGGGCGCATCGGGCTACGACTTCGTGAAGGACTCGGTCGACTTCGTCGCCGACAAGACGCTGCAGGAGCACTTCGACATCGTCGGCTTCGACCCCCGCGGTGTGGGACGCTCGACGGCCGTGAAGTGCTACGACGCCTCCCAGATGGACGAATACCTCTACGGGATCACCCCGGGGACCCGCGGGTCCGACCAGTGGATCGCCGAGAACACCGCCACCGCCAAGGACTTCGGTGACGCCTGCCAGAAGAACACCGGGGCGCCGCTTCCCAAGGTCGACACCGTCAGCGCGGCGCACGACCTCGACCTGCTCCGCGCGACTCTGGGCGACACGAAGCTGAACTACCTCGGCTACTCCTACGGGACGTACCTCGGCGCGGTCTACGCGGGCCTCTACCCGGGCAAGACCGGGCGGCTGGTCCTCGACGGCGCGCTCGACCCCGCCGCCAGCAACTTCGAGGTGACGGAAGTGCAGGCGAAGGGCTTCGAGAGCGCCTTGCGCGCCTATCTCACCGACTGCCTCACGCGGAAGGACTGCCCGTTCAGCGGCACCGTGGACGACGCGATGGGGACGGTCGGACAGCTCCTGGCCGTCGTGGAGAAGAGCCCGATCCGCAACTCGGACGGCCGCGAGCTCGGTGCCAACACGCTGGTCACGGCCATCATCACCCCGCTGTACGACGCCACCGCGTGGTCGTACCTCGACAAGCTGTTCGATTCGGTGATGAAGGGCAGCGCGTCGGTGGCGTTCACCCTGGCCGACACGTACAACAACCGTCAGGCCGACGGCACCTACTCCGACAACTCGACCGAGGCGTTCGTCGCGATCAACTGCCTCGATTACACGTACGACGCCGACCCGGCGGTCATGCGCCAGCAGGCCGCCGAGCTGGCGAAGGCGGCTCCGGTGATCGGTCCGTACATGGCCTACGGCGACATCGGATGCGCCAACTGGCCGTATAAAGCGACGGGCCACCGCGGTCCGATCTCGGCGGACGGCTCGGCGCCCATCCTCGTCGTCGGCACCACCAACGACCCGGCGACGCCCTACGTGTGGGCGAAGAACCTCGCCTCCGAACTGCAGAACGGCCACCTTCTCACGTACAAGGGCGAGGGCCACACCGCGTACAACAAGTCGAACTCTTGCGTGAACAACACGGTCGACTCCTACTTGGTGAAGGGCACCCTCCCGTCGACGGGCAAGACCTGCTGA
- a CDS encoding Rv3654c family TadE-like protein encodes MTGGVPFLRAVSADDRGSGSILALGILAAVTTVAAGGIVVVGAGAAHSRAAAAADLAALAAADVASGRDAGVPCETASAIAETNHAALSACEQQALVVTVTASVSYLGLAATASARAGPPGER; translated from the coding sequence GTGACGGGAGGAGTTCCCTTCCTCCGGGCCGTGTCGGCCGACGACCGAGGAAGCGGTTCGATACTGGCGCTCGGCATCCTTGCCGCGGTCACCACGGTGGCGGCGGGAGGGATCGTCGTGGTGGGGGCCGGCGCGGCGCACTCCCGAGCGGCGGCCGCGGCGGACCTCGCGGCGCTCGCCGCGGCCGATGTCGCGAGCGGACGGGACGCGGGCGTGCCGTGCGAGACGGCGTCGGCCATCGCAGAGACGAATCACGCCGCGCTGTCGGCCTGCGAGCAGCAGGCGCTGGTCGTCACGGTGACCGCTTCCGTGTCCTACCTCGGGCTCGCGGCGACCGCCTCGGCGCGCGCAGGACCGCCCGGTGAGCGGTGA
- the tmk gene encoding dTMP kinase: MSGGLFITLEGGDGVGKSTQAALLEEWLREEGRTVVRTREPGGTDAGVEIREIVLHHRGDIAPRAEALLYAADRAHHIATVVRPALARGEVVVQDRYIDSSVAYQGAGRVLDAQQIRDLSLWAAEGLLPDLTILLDLDEDAARARLDTARTRYDRLEAERSDFHARVRAAYLELAAQEPDRFLVVDAARPVEEIASEIRDRLAARV; the protein is encoded by the coding sequence GTGAGCGGCGGGCTCTTCATCACACTCGAGGGCGGGGACGGCGTGGGGAAGTCCACCCAGGCCGCCCTCCTCGAGGAATGGCTGCGCGAGGAAGGCCGCACCGTCGTCCGCACGCGCGAACCGGGCGGGACGGACGCCGGGGTCGAGATCCGCGAGATCGTCCTCCATCACCGCGGCGACATCGCCCCGCGGGCCGAGGCTCTGCTCTACGCGGCCGACCGGGCGCATCACATCGCGACGGTCGTGCGCCCGGCGCTCGCCCGCGGCGAAGTGGTGGTCCAGGACCGCTACATCGACTCCTCCGTCGCCTACCAGGGCGCCGGACGCGTCCTGGACGCGCAGCAGATCCGCGACCTGTCCCTCTGGGCCGCCGAAGGGCTCCTTCCCGATCTCACGATCCTGCTCGACCTCGACGAGGACGCGGCGCGTGCACGACTCGACACCGCCCGCACCCGCTACGACCGGCTGGAGGCGGAGCGATCCGACTTCCACGCCCGCGTCCGCGCGGCGTACCTCGAACTCGCGGCGCAGGAGCCGGACCGCTTCCTCGTGGTCGACGCAGCCCGCCCCGTGGAGGAGATCGCCTCGGAGATCCGCGACCGGCTCGCCGCCCGCGTCTGA
- the acs gene encoding acetate--CoA ligase yields MSNTIDNLLHEARRFPPSDEFAANAIADAALYERAAADRLGFWADQARELLHWHTPFTRTLDWSEPPFAKWFDDGELNVAYNCLDRHVVAGNGDRVAIHWEGEPGDSRSITYAELTAEVKKAANLLTSLGIRAGDRVAIYLPMIPEAVIAMLAVARIGAVHSVVFGGFSAESLRSRIDDAEAKLVITADGGWRKGRVFPLKDAVDAALTGEATSVEHVLVVKRGENEVAWTEGRDLWWHDEIALVDADHVAKAFPAEQPLFILYTSGTTGKPKGILHTTGGYLTQASFTHKFVFDLHPESDVYWCSADVGWITGHTYVVYGPLANGATQVMYEGTPETPHPGRWWELIEKYKVSIFYTAPTAIRSFMKIGRQHPQKFDLSSLRVLGSVGEPINPEAWMWYREVIGGDKTPIVDTWWQTETGAIMVSALPGVTTLKPGSAQVPLPGISIDIIDETGTPVGKDQGGLLVVTEPWPSMLRGIWGDPERFKETYWSKFGDKYFAGDGARYDSDGDIWLLGRVDDVMNVSGHRLSTAEIESALVAHPFTAEAAVVGANDETTGQAVVAFVIIKQNQLEQAGALDVAAELRKHVAEQIGAIARPRDIFIVTELPKTRSGKIMRRLLRDVAEGREVGDTTTLADTAVMSSIQAKLS; encoded by the coding sequence ATGAGCAACACAATCGACAATCTGCTCCATGAAGCCCGCCGGTTTCCGCCGAGCGACGAATTCGCCGCGAACGCCATCGCCGACGCGGCACTCTACGAGCGCGCGGCGGCCGACCGCCTCGGGTTCTGGGCCGATCAGGCGCGGGAGCTGCTCCACTGGCACACCCCATTCACCCGCACGCTCGACTGGAGCGAGCCCCCCTTCGCCAAGTGGTTCGACGACGGAGAGCTCAACGTCGCGTACAACTGCCTCGACCGCCACGTGGTGGCAGGCAACGGCGACCGCGTGGCCATCCACTGGGAGGGCGAGCCGGGCGACAGCCGCTCGATCACGTACGCCGAGCTCACCGCAGAGGTGAAGAAGGCCGCGAACCTGCTCACCAGCCTCGGCATCCGCGCGGGCGACCGCGTCGCCATCTACCTCCCGATGATCCCGGAGGCCGTGATCGCGATGCTCGCCGTCGCCCGCATCGGCGCCGTGCACTCCGTCGTCTTCGGCGGTTTCAGCGCCGAGAGCCTGCGTTCCCGCATCGACGACGCCGAGGCCAAGCTCGTCATCACGGCGGACGGCGGCTGGCGCAAGGGTCGCGTCTTCCCCCTGAAGGACGCAGTGGATGCGGCGCTGACCGGGGAGGCCACGAGCGTCGAGCACGTGCTCGTCGTCAAGCGCGGCGAGAACGAGGTGGCCTGGACCGAGGGCCGCGACCTGTGGTGGCACGACGAGATCGCACTCGTGGATGCCGACCACGTCGCCAAGGCGTTCCCGGCCGAGCAGCCGTTGTTCATCCTCTACACGTCCGGGACGACGGGAAAGCCGAAGGGCATCCTGCACACCACCGGTGGCTATCTGACCCAGGCGTCGTTCACCCACAAGTTCGTCTTCGACCTCCACCCGGAGTCCGATGTCTACTGGTGCAGCGCGGACGTCGGCTGGATCACCGGCCACACCTACGTGGTCTACGGGCCGCTCGCCAACGGCGCCACGCAGGTCATGTACGAAGGCACGCCCGAGACCCCGCATCCCGGCCGCTGGTGGGAGCTCATCGAGAAGTACAAGGTCTCGATCTTCTACACGGCGCCGACCGCCATCCGCTCGTTCATGAAGATCGGGCGGCAGCACCCGCAGAAGTTCGACCTCTCGAGCCTGCGCGTGCTCGGATCGGTCGGTGAACCGATCAACCCCGAGGCGTGGATGTGGTACCGCGAGGTCATCGGAGGCGACAAGACGCCGATCGTGGACACGTGGTGGCAGACCGAGACCGGCGCGATCATGGTGTCGGCTCTCCCCGGCGTGACGACGCTGAAGCCGGGAAGCGCCCAGGTGCCGCTGCCCGGGATCTCCATCGACATCATCGACGAGACCGGCACGCCCGTGGGCAAGGACCAGGGCGGCCTCCTCGTGGTGACCGAGCCGTGGCCGAGCATGCTGCGCGGCATCTGGGGCGACCCGGAGCGCTTCAAGGAGACGTACTGGTCGAAGTTCGGCGACAAGTACTTCGCCGGCGACGGCGCGCGGTACGACTCCGACGGCGACATCTGGCTGCTGGGCCGTGTCGACGACGTCATGAACGTCTCGGGCCACCGCCTGTCGACGGCCGAGATCGAATCCGCTCTGGTCGCGCATCCGTTCACAGCGGAGGCAGCGGTGGTCGGCGCGAACGACGAGACGACCGGTCAGGCGGTGGTGGCGTTCGTCATCATCAAGCAGAACCAGCTCGAGCAGGCCGGTGCGCTGGATGTGGCGGCCGAACTGCGCAAGCACGTCGCCGAGCAGATCGGCGCGATCGCCCGACCGCGCGACATCTTCATCGTCACGGAGCTGCCGAAGACCCGCTCGGGGAAGATCATGCGGCGGCTGCTGCGGGATGTGGCCGAGGGGCGCGAGGTCGGCGACACGACGACGCTCGCCGACACCGCGGTGATGAGCTCGATCCAGGCCAAGCTCTCGTAG
- a CDS encoding DUF4244 domain-containing protein, whose product MIERTGRLGRKLRWRLAEDRGAATAEYAITILAAVGFAGLLVALLKGDEVKALLADLVHRALSGG is encoded by the coding sequence ATGATCGAGAGGACGGGAAGGCTGGGCCGGAAGCTCCGGTGGCGACTGGCCGAGGATCGTGGTGCGGCGACGGCGGAATACGCGATCACGATCCTCGCGGCGGTGGGCTTCGCCGGGCTCCTCGTCGCTCTGCTCAAAGGCGACGAGGTCAAGGCGCTGCTCGCCGACCTGGTGCACCGTGCGCTCTCCGGTGGCTGA
- the topA gene encoding type I DNA topoisomerase → MPDTKKLVIVESPNKVKSIAQYLGDGYEVMASVGHIRDLIEPKNLPPELKKGSLGKFSVDVDNEFEPYYVVSDQKKKTVADLKRALKNADELLLATDEDREGEAIAWHLVEVLKPKVPVKRMVFHEITREAIEQARDNTREIDTALVDAQETRRILDRLYGYEVSPVLWRKVGPGLSAGRVQSAATRLVVDRERERLAFVAASYWGLTAQLAPEDANAFEARLARLDGDRVATGRDFDDHGRLTSGARTLDEESATTLAAALRQPSTAVTVAKVDSKPYSRRPAAPFTTSTLQQEAARKLRFSARQTMSVAQSLYENGYITYMRTDSASLSQQATNAARTQAAKLYGPETVPDKPRTYASKSKNAQEAHEAIRPSGETFRTPAELERSLRGPEFRLYDLIWKRTVASQMADAKGQTASVTVEARITDGPLDGTVAEFTASGTVITFRGFLNAYEESRDEERNAADSAEAKLPPLIEKQALTIRDIAADGHETTPPPRYTEASLVKSLEELGIGRPSTFASIISTIIDRGYVTQRGQALVPSWVAFSVVRLLEDYFGDLVQYDFTAEMEDDLDRIADGEAERVDWLNSFYFGSDKHKGLRRVIDNLGEIDARSINSIAIDDGVTLRIGKYGPYLEVPEDGAGPDDPPRRVNIPPELAPDELTPAKARELIEAPVQTDRILGTNPESGKVVLAKDGRFGPYVTEADPEEEPSVDAKTGEVVEPAKPAKKVAAAKPRTASLFKSMDLSAIDLDTALKLLDLPRVVGADPESGEEIQAQNGRYGPYLKKGTDTRSLPSEDDIFEIDLPGALELFAQPKYGNRRASSALKEFDADPVSGKPIRVKDGRFGPYVTDGETNATIPRGETVDEVDFARAVQLLADKRAKGPAKKPTRAAKATTAKKPAAKKPAAKKPAAKAATAASTAAKSTTAKATTTRSTTAKAATKKSAE, encoded by the coding sequence GTGCCTGACACGAAGAAGCTCGTCATCGTCGAGTCGCCGAACAAGGTGAAGTCGATCGCCCAGTATCTGGGCGACGGCTACGAGGTCATGGCCTCGGTCGGGCACATCCGCGACCTGATCGAGCCGAAGAACCTTCCGCCGGAGCTCAAGAAGGGCTCGCTCGGCAAGTTCTCGGTCGACGTCGACAACGAGTTCGAGCCCTACTACGTGGTGTCCGACCAGAAGAAGAAGACGGTCGCCGACCTCAAGCGCGCGCTGAAGAACGCCGACGAACTCCTGCTGGCCACTGATGAGGACCGCGAAGGAGAGGCCATCGCCTGGCACCTCGTCGAGGTGCTCAAGCCGAAGGTCCCCGTCAAGCGCATGGTGTTCCACGAGATCACCCGCGAAGCGATCGAGCAGGCGCGGGACAACACCCGGGAGATCGACACCGCACTGGTCGACGCCCAGGAGACGCGACGCATCCTCGACCGGCTCTACGGCTACGAGGTCTCGCCCGTGCTCTGGCGCAAGGTCGGTCCCGGCCTGTCCGCCGGACGCGTGCAGTCCGCTGCGACCCGTCTCGTCGTCGACCGCGAGCGGGAGCGACTCGCCTTCGTCGCGGCCTCCTACTGGGGCCTGACCGCACAGCTCGCACCGGAGGACGCCAACGCGTTCGAGGCACGGCTGGCTCGCCTCGATGGCGACCGGGTCGCCACTGGCCGCGACTTCGACGACCACGGCCGCCTGACCTCCGGCGCCCGAACGCTCGACGAGGAATCCGCCACGACCCTCGCCGCCGCGCTGCGCCAGCCCAGCACTGCGGTCACCGTCGCCAAGGTCGACTCCAAGCCCTACTCGCGGCGGCCCGCCGCGCCGTTCACCACGTCGACCCTGCAGCAGGAGGCGGCGCGCAAGCTCCGCTTCTCCGCCCGGCAGACGATGAGCGTCGCGCAGTCGCTGTACGAGAACGGCTACATCACCTATATGCGTACCGACTCGGCGTCGCTGTCGCAGCAGGCGACCAACGCGGCGCGGACCCAGGCGGCTAAGCTGTACGGCCCCGAGACGGTGCCCGACAAGCCTCGCACCTACGCATCGAAGAGCAAGAACGCCCAGGAGGCGCATGAGGCCATCCGTCCGTCGGGCGAGACCTTCCGCACCCCGGCCGAACTCGAGCGCTCCCTGCGCGGACCGGAGTTCCGTCTCTACGACCTCATCTGGAAGCGCACGGTCGCCTCGCAGATGGCCGACGCAAAGGGACAGACCGCCTCGGTCACCGTCGAGGCGCGGATCACCGACGGACCTCTCGACGGAACCGTCGCCGAGTTCACCGCGAGCGGGACGGTCATCACCTTCCGCGGCTTCCTCAACGCCTACGAGGAGAGCCGCGACGAGGAGCGCAACGCCGCCGACTCGGCCGAGGCGAAACTGCCGCCGCTGATTGAGAAGCAGGCGCTCACCATCCGGGACATCGCAGCGGACGGTCACGAGACCACCCCGCCGCCGCGCTACACGGAGGCGAGCCTCGTGAAGAGCCTCGAAGAGCTCGGCATCGGCCGGCCCTCGACCTTCGCGAGCATCATCTCGACGATCATCGACCGCGGGTACGTCACCCAGCGCGGCCAGGCGCTCGTACCGAGCTGGGTCGCGTTCTCGGTCGTCCGGCTGCTCGAGGACTACTTCGGAGACCTCGTCCAGTACGACTTCACCGCGGAGATGGAGGACGACCTCGACCGGATCGCCGACGGCGAGGCCGAGCGGGTCGACTGGCTCAACAGCTTCTACTTCGGCAGCGACAAGCACAAGGGCCTCCGTCGCGTCATCGACAACCTCGGCGAGATCGATGCGCGCAGCATCAACTCGATCGCCATCGACGACGGGGTGACCCTCCGCATCGGCAAGTACGGCCCGTACCTCGAGGTCCCCGAAGACGGCGCAGGACCGGACGACCCGCCCCGGCGCGTGAACATCCCGCCGGAGCTGGCTCCGGACGAGCTGACACCGGCGAAGGCGCGGGAGCTCATCGAGGCGCCCGTCCAGACCGACCGCATCCTCGGCACGAACCCCGAGAGCGGCAAGGTCGTGCTCGCCAAGGACGGCCGTTTCGGCCCCTACGTGACGGAGGCGGATCCCGAAGAGGAGCCGTCGGTCGACGCGAAGACCGGTGAAGTCGTGGAGCCGGCCAAGCCGGCGAAGAAGGTCGCAGCGGCGAAGCCGCGCACCGCCTCCCTGTTCAAGTCGATGGACCTCTCGGCCATCGACCTCGACACTGCGCTCAAGCTGCTCGACCTGCCGCGCGTCGTCGGAGCCGACCCGGAGAGCGGGGAGGAGATCCAGGCCCAGAACGGCCGCTACGGTCCGTACCTCAAGAAGGGAACGGACACCCGGTCCCTTCCGAGCGAGGACGACATCTTCGAGATCGACCTCCCCGGGGCCCTCGAACTGTTCGCTCAGCCGAAGTACGGCAACCGCCGCGCGTCGAGCGCCCTGAAGGAATTCGACGCCGACCCGGTGAGCGGCAAGCCGATCCGCGTGAAGGACGGCCGCTTCGGCCCGTACGTGACGGACGGCGAGACCAACGCGACGATCCCGCGCGGCGAGACCGTCGACGAGGTCGACTTCGCCCGAGCCGTGCAACTGCTCGCCGACAAGCGGGCGAAGGGACCGGCCAAGAAGCCGACCCGCGCGGCGAAGGCCACCACCGCCAAGAAGCCGGCGGCCAAGAAGCCCGCAGCCAAGAAGCCCGCAGCGAAGGCCGCCACTGCAGCATCCACGGCCGCGAAGTCCACCACCGCGAAGGCGACGACGACGCGATCGACGACCGCGAAGGCGGCGACGAAGAAGTCCGCCGAGTGA
- a CDS encoding type II secretion system F family protein codes for MRGTQPGAEADAIAALVESLAVLLDAGLTPRSAWEVAAGHGAHPVADRVVSALRQHRSSAEALLGCADTDDLRRIAAAWRVAEEAGAPLGPALRTVGETLRDVAEAEREADVALSGPRATARLVSWLPVAGVAMAAAMGADLAGAATSAVGAAAIGLGVSLLVGGRWWMRALVRRAVARRPAAGFPEALVAIALGGGSSADAAHTMATTAARAAGLATQDDSRVRQVLALASAAGAPAAELLTAAARQERRTARAEGRRAATTLGVKLMVPLGVCVLPSFLLLAVVPVILSLLSSTTTGLR; via the coding sequence GTGAGAGGCACGCAGCCCGGCGCGGAGGCGGACGCGATCGCCGCTCTGGTGGAGTCGCTCGCGGTGCTGCTCGACGCCGGGCTCACGCCGCGGTCGGCGTGGGAGGTCGCAGCGGGGCACGGCGCGCATCCCGTCGCCGACCGGGTGGTGAGCGCACTGCGGCAGCATCGGTCCTCCGCCGAGGCGCTGCTCGGATGCGCGGACACCGACGACCTGCGGAGGATCGCCGCCGCCTGGCGCGTGGCGGAAGAGGCAGGCGCGCCGCTGGGTCCCGCGCTGCGCACGGTCGGTGAGACGCTGCGCGATGTCGCCGAAGCCGAGCGCGAGGCCGATGTCGCGTTGAGCGGCCCCCGGGCGACGGCGCGGCTGGTCTCGTGGCTTCCGGTAGCAGGCGTGGCTATGGCGGCAGCGATGGGCGCCGACCTGGCCGGGGCGGCGACGTCGGCGGTCGGTGCGGCAGCCATCGGGCTCGGAGTCTCGCTCCTGGTCGGCGGCCGGTGGTGGATGCGCGCTCTGGTGCGTCGCGCGGTCGCGCGCCGTCCGGCTGCGGGATTTCCGGAGGCGCTGGTCGCTATCGCGCTCGGCGGCGGTTCGTCGGCCGACGCCGCCCACACGATGGCCACGACAGCAGCGCGGGCGGCCGGTCTGGCGACGCAGGATGACTCCCGGGTCCGGCAGGTGCTCGCCCTGGCGAGCGCCGCCGGTGCCCCCGCAGCCGAACTGCTCACGGCCGCTGCTCGGCAGGAGCGACGCACCGCGCGCGCGGAAGGGCGCCGCGCGGCGACGACGCTCGGTGTGAAGCTCATGGTCCCGCTCGGTGTGTGCGTGCTCCCGAGCTTCCTTCTTCTGGCGGTGGTTCCCGTGATCCTCTCGCTGCTGTCGTCCACAACGACGGGTTTACGGTGA
- a CDS encoding TadA family conjugal transfer-associated ATPase: MTKNDLRPAATEPGLWRTFGPLAPYLLRPGITDLFVTGDGELWSDGQPAGLRREGGWHADQPSARELAVRLIAAGGRHIDEATPFVDVRLRGGVRAHAVLPPISTGGALLSIRVPAREQPSLDDLVAGGGVRHDERDRLLAAVRARANLLITGASGAGKTTLLAALLGNAPPDERIVVIEDVAELRIPHPHVVGLQTRQPNLEGAGGVDLRRLVREALRMRPDRLVLGECRGEEVRDLLGALNTGHDGGAGTLHANSLEDVPARLEALGALAGLGEHALARQAISAIGLVVHLDRVEGRRRLSGFGRLRLDGDGRLTVERTDGAEP, from the coding sequence ATGACAAAGAACGACCTGCGACCTGCGGCAACCGAACCCGGACTCTGGCGCACCTTCGGCCCCCTGGCGCCCTACCTTCTGCGCCCCGGCATCACCGATCTCTTCGTGACCGGCGATGGGGAGTTGTGGAGCGACGGCCAGCCGGCCGGGCTTAGACGCGAGGGCGGTTGGCACGCCGACCAGCCGAGTGCGCGCGAACTGGCCGTCCGCCTGATCGCCGCAGGCGGCCGTCACATCGACGAGGCGACGCCCTTCGTCGATGTGCGGCTGCGGGGAGGTGTGCGTGCCCATGCCGTGCTGCCTCCCATCTCGACGGGAGGGGCTCTCCTCTCGATCCGCGTCCCGGCCCGGGAACAGCCATCGCTCGACGACCTCGTCGCGGGAGGGGGAGTGCGGCACGACGAGCGCGACCGGTTGCTCGCCGCCGTGCGAGCGCGAGCGAACCTTCTCATCACCGGGGCGAGTGGAGCGGGCAAGACCACCCTCCTCGCCGCGCTGCTGGGGAATGCCCCGCCGGACGAGCGCATCGTCGTGATCGAGGATGTCGCGGAGCTCCGCATCCCGCATCCGCACGTGGTCGGGCTGCAGACGCGCCAGCCGAACCTCGAAGGCGCGGGCGGCGTGGACCTGCGCCGCCTGGTGCGCGAGGCGCTCCGGATGCGGCCCGACCGGCTGGTGCTCGGTGAATGCCGGGGGGAGGAGGTGCGAGACCTCCTCGGTGCCCTCAACACCGGTCACGACGGAGGAGCCGGGACGCTGCACGCGAACTCGCTCGAAGACGTCCCGGCCAGGCTGGAGGCGCTGGGCGCTCTCGCGGGACTGGGCGAGCACGCGCTCGCGCGCCAGGCCATCAGTGCGATCGGCCTGGTCGTCCATCTGGATCGGGTGGAGGGGAGGCGGCGGCTCTCGGGCTTCGGTAGGCTGCGGCTCGATGGCGACGGCCGCCTGACCGTCGAGCGGACGGATGGCGCCGAGCCGTGA
- a CDS encoding DNA polymerase III subunit delta', which yields MTVWDELTGQDDAIEVVRAAAEGSGAGDGGGAAERGMTHSWLITGPPGSGRSNLAYAFATALLSPGTPDGDLATQRQVEARTHPDLAVLSTERVIISIDEVRALVSSSQFAPSVGRYRVMVIEDADRMTERTSNVLLKALEEPPERTVWILCAPSDADLLPTIRSRVRTVRLRIPSVGDVARLIQRRDGVDATTAERAARHAQSHIGMAHRLATHDEARRRREQTLELALGIRSVSDAVLAAATLLEIAGADAKAITEERDAEEREHALRSLGIAPGGTIPPALRGQLRQLEEDQKRRATRSLRDGIDRILVDLLSLYRDVMMLQLGSDSELVNQELRPELDALSAHTTPAATLAAMDAVATARERIDGNVAPALALEAMLTTILRGATARKGIDL from the coding sequence ATGACGGTGTGGGACGAACTGACGGGGCAGGACGACGCCATCGAGGTCGTCCGCGCCGCGGCGGAAGGTTCCGGCGCCGGCGACGGCGGAGGTGCCGCCGAGCGCGGCATGACGCACTCCTGGCTCATCACGGGCCCGCCCGGATCCGGCCGATCGAACCTCGCCTACGCGTTCGCGACCGCGTTGCTCAGCCCCGGAACCCCCGACGGCGACCTCGCGACGCAGCGTCAGGTCGAGGCCCGAACCCACCCGGACCTCGCGGTGCTCAGCACCGAACGCGTGATCATCTCCATAGACGAGGTGCGCGCCCTGGTCTCCAGCTCGCAGTTCGCGCCGTCGGTCGGCCGCTACCGCGTGATGGTCATCGAGGATGCCGACCGCATGACCGAGCGAACGTCCAACGTGCTGCTGAAAGCGCTCGAAGAGCCTCCCGAGCGCACGGTGTGGATCCTCTGCGCACCCAGCGATGCCGACCTGCTGCCGACCATCCGGTCGCGGGTCCGCACCGTACGACTGCGCATCCCGAGCGTCGGCGACGTCGCGCGGCTGATCCAGCGGCGCGACGGTGTGGATGCGACGACAGCCGAGCGCGCTGCGCGGCACGCGCAGAGCCACATCGGGATGGCGCACCGCCTGGCGACCCACGACGAGGCGCGGCGTCGCCGGGAGCAGACGCTCGAACTGGCCCTCGGCATCCGCTCGGTCTCCGACGCGGTCCTCGCTGCCGCGACCCTGCTCGAGATCGCCGGCGCCGACGCCAAGGCGATCACCGAGGAGCGGGACGCCGAAGAGCGCGAGCACGCCCTGCGGTCCCTCGGGATCGCGCCGGGCGGCACGATCCCGCCCGCTCTGCGAGGCCAGCTCCGGCAGCTCGAGGAGGACCAGAAGCGCCGGGCCACCCGGAGCCTCCGTGACGGCATCGACCGCATCCTCGTCGACCTGCTGTCGCTCTACCGCGACGTCATGATGCTCCAGCTCGGGAGCGACAGCGAGCTGGTCAACCAGGAGCTGCGCCCGGAGCTCGACGCTCTCAGCGCCCACACGACTCCGGCCGCTACGCTCGCCGCGATGGATGCCGTTGCGACCGCCCGCGAACGCATCGACGGCAACGTCGCCCCGGCTCTCGCCCTCGAAGCCATGCTGACCACCATCCTGCGCGGCGCCACCGCGCGAAAGGGGATCGACCTGTGA